The genomic segment CAATATATCAAGAACTTTGGAATAGCTGGACTCCGATTTACTAAACAGTTTTGAAATAGCAGATTGTGTAGAAATATAAATCCTCTGATTTATGTACCAGTAAAATAAACCTTTCCTTCTAATTTTGCTGCAAATATTCAAAGATAGATATCTGATATTAAGTGATGTGATAAGAGTAATTAAATAGATTTCGTATGTATTAGAATGATTACTTAAACGCGGatttattactattaaaaatattatttaatactaACTTAGATCAAGACTCAGTAGTATGTGGATTTGTGctatgtttttattttatgtaatagcACATGCATTCTTTAGTTACTTTTTTTTACCATGTAGTTTATgcataaaaaatttataatttgtttttaattttagctTTTTCACAGAAAAAATTATTGGAAATGGAAATTAGGAGAACATTATCTGGTGTAAACTCTGGAAAagcaacagtaaacaattctatTTGTTCTAAACATTGCTcccaaaaaaataattcaaataaacatATAGAAGTTCAGACTGAAAAACGActttacaaatgtgaaatttgttttaagcagttctcTCAATTAGGTTATATGAAACaacatatgagagtacacactggagaaaaaccttaccagtgtgaaatttgtttgaagcaaTTTGGTGACGCAGGAACTTTGAAAAATCATTttagagtgcacactggagaaaagccttaccagtgtgaaatttgttttaagcagttttctgtAGTAGGtagtttgaaaatacatttgagagtgcacactggggaaaaaccttaccagtgtgaaatttgttttaagcagttttctgtAACAGGtactttgaaaagacatttgacagtgcacactggagaaaaacttcacaagtgtgaaatttgctttaagcagtTTAGTCAATTAGGAGGtttaaaaaatcatttgaatTTACACAGTGGAGAAAAAGCTTatcagtgtgaaatttgtttcaagctaTTTAGTGAAACAGGaagtttgaaaaagcatttgagagtgcacactggagaaaaaccttaccagtgtgaaatttgttttaagcaatttagcgAAACAGGAAGTTTGAagacacatttgagagtgcacactggagaaaaaccttttcagtgtgaaatttgttttaaacaatttagtgaAGCAGGaagtttgaaaaaacatttgagaatgcacactagggaaaaaccttacaagtgtgaaatttgttttaagcagttttctctaacaagtaatttgaaaacacatttgagagtacacactggagaaagatgttacaagtgtgaaatttgttttaagcagttttctcaattAGGTAATAAGAAAAaacatatgagagtgcatactggagaaaaaccttatcagtgtgaaatttgttttaagcagttctctctgaaatgttctttgaaaaaacatttaagagcacacactggagaaaaatcttataaatgtgaaatatgTTTTAAGAAATTTAGTGAAACAAGAagtttgaaaaatcatttaaaagtgcacactgaaaacaaaaattaaattatcaatgtAAGAAATTTGTTTTGATTAGTAACCTAATTTAATTGTTGAATGCATATTTGTTCATACTACCTTGAAGGGACCTTTgtataatttaaaacattttgtcAAATGCAAGTCAGAAAGTAATATTACAGTTgctgttcaatcacaaattagtaaGAGATTATAGGTATCCTAAGAAGAGGAAATGGGTAAAAGGAGTTATAAATGAAGTTTTAGGAGATAggcattatatttttaaaattgttaatgaaaatatattttggaAGCATCATGCCGATcagatattgaaaaaaaaattcaacgaGTTAGAAGATTTAAACCAAACTGTTGAAAATAAATTAAGTTAGATGAGTTTAAAGGATCTGATCCTATGACGCCTCATTGTGATAATAAGACACCTGAATTGTATCTGATCGtatctaattaattaattaatcatatCTGATTATATTGGCGATATTAGATGAAACTGGTACATCAAAAAATAAAGGTTAGTAGAAGTTACTAAATTTTAATCACATTACTATTgcgaaaatatattttattataaaatattctaactctagaattttcataaattataaattTGATATATTTGTAGGAAATTATTTGGAACTGTTAGATCTACTTGCTCTGGAAGAATCTAATATGCGTGATCACTTAGAAGCCAGTAACATTTTTAAAGGCACATCCAGCGAAATCCAAAATCAGTTGATAGAATCAGTGGAATGAATTATCAGacagaaaatttttaaagaattgcAAGAAGCGGACTTTATATCTGTTCAGGCTGTTGAAACAACTGATGTATCCTGCAAATCCCAGTTTAGTGTCACATTAAGGTATGTGTACAAAAAAGACATACATATGTGAAAGATTTATGGGATTTTATGACGTGTCTAGTGATAAAACAGCAAATGGTCTTACAGAAAAAATTATTCACGTTTTACattccaacgagataaaaaatgataaattaataTGCCAAACATATGATGGCGCTAGTGTAATGTCAAGCGCAAAAGATGGCGTTCAAACTAAAATTAAAGAAACCTGCCCTCCTACCATTTTTATTCATTGTTACGCACACCAATTAAATTTAGTTCTACTctatgattaaaaaaaattaaggatgGAAAACTTTGTATTTGTAACTTATCCGCTTTTCATACATTTTTTAGTAGATCTCCGTTAAGAATGGCAGAACTCCGTAAAATGGGGTTTGCATTGCCACGTGCTGTTGAAACTAGATGGAATTTTCATTCAAGGTCGGTTTTTACAATTGACAAATATTATCAAAAATTACTGGATATCACAGAAATAATTATATAATCAGACAAATTTGACCCAGAGAGTaccaaatttatattaaaaatattttattaaatcctAAATTTGTGCTTATGTTACgtcttttttacaaaatttttattttcacacctCTATTTGATTTTATAgtcaaaaaaatacataaaatgacacaaaatattaaaaatatgagaaATGACCATACAATTGAAATATGCGTAAATGAGTGCACCAATATCAAACAACTCTTGATGTTAAcacagtaaaaaattaaaaaaaaaaataggttttCAAATACTGGATACAATCTGTATGCAATTACAACAAAGATTCGAAGACACCCATTTACTCTCTGTCGTCAACTTACTAAACAAAAACAgtttcgtaaattattataaacaatttcCAAAAAATCTCTTAGTTGTTCTAGATAAAGTATATCCTGAAACTTTTGATATgaaaaaattagaaaacgaatTGATTGTAATTTATTCAGATGAACAAAAACATTTAGAACCTTACCaacttttttcatatatttttgacAACGAGTTAACAGAAGTATTTTCTGAATGCTGTAAgttactaaaattatttttgaccaTTCTTGTAACAACGGCCTCATCTGAAAGATCTATGAGCactttaaaaagaattaaaacatATTTGCGGAATTCAATGGCTACTGAAAGACTTTCCTCATTATCCACTTTAAGCATTGAAAAGGATATGGTGCACTCAATTACTCCAGAAATGAAAGAACAAGTTATTGACTATTTTGCtagttataaaaatagaaaatttgacataatatataaaaaattaatatttattgtttaaCATAGCGAATAAACattatattaagtttattttttgttttaaaaaatgtgtccATGTTTTTGTTATGTTTActtgtttatgaaaataaaatatttaaaaaatattctcttttaTTTTCCTCACTCCTGAAATAAGGATTACTCCTTTAAAATTGTCTACCCAAAATTTTTCATCAAGCTTCGCCACTGCTAACAACTtctggaataaagctgcaatcaaggaatggctagtggaaaaagacattttttttttcgagtaGTGCTATTTGAAGCAGCGCgtgtttttaaagatcaatacATATGAATATTTTACACCACATCATGTTTCGATTTTAAGGCTTCCTCCgtaccattgcgaattaaatcctatagaaatggtgtggaacaaagttaagcgatatgtagcttcttataatcttcttcttctaatggcgctacaaccctttttgagtcttggcctgcttaacaatgttctttcattctgccctgtcggatactttccttcgccactgcctgatgttcatggttttaagatccctctctacatcgtctatccatcttttacggggccttcctcttgttctgtttccttggggcttccatctctggactacttttacagctcgattatctggcattctttctaggtgaccaagccagtttagtctttgttactttacaaatctgacaatatctgcgctctgcattagttcatccagctcgtggttcattttaattctccacgaactatcgctgcattgggttggtccaaatatcttcctgagtattttgcgctcaaatattctcagttgattttcatcagtggttgagagggtccacgtttcacatccatatgtgaccattggtctaattactgttttgtagattctcagcttacaCTCAccattcagtaacttacttttcattaagtctttgtatgcataaaagcacttattaccgctaagaatccgtgcttgtatttcttgactgatgttgttgtcatttattattgagcctaggtagggaaaagtggaggcatatttgtaggtatggttgtctaccttcagattctcatgttcattcgattttgtgcactccatatattttgttttgctttcatttatatatagaccaaacgtagcagcttctcatctattctcaccatagctttggaaccctccagaatcattcgtataagtttaaccaacttattgggtatccctaacatagatagttgctttaacatcttttgtcgatctactccatcaaacgcctgtttgaaatcgatatacaggttgtaaataggtatgttatattcaacacatttttcatgtatacctcttaacatatgtatttggtctatagttgacctctttggtctgaagccacattggtattcaccaataatctcctccgaaaacgattccaggcggctatatataattcctgataatatcttgtagatgacatttaaaattgttatgcccctataatttttgcagagtcgtttgtctccccctttgtacataggaagtatgattcccactttccaatcttctgggatgacttctagtgtccatatgcggtcgattagtttatggatacgccttcatagcgcatgtccaccattctttatcagttctgcaattattccatctgtgccaggtgctttgttattttttagatgttttatgacgtttatcgtttctttcaatgttggttgctcaactagttgttctgctgtgtggtgaattatctcttaatcttcgttttgttctttttctgggtttaacagctcttgaaaatgctctttccaccttttcattatttcctttttctcgctgataattgccccatttttgtccttgcaaactgttgatcttgttatgtatccttgggtgcattgcttgatttccttgtaaaattttctagcctctcttctgttattgtaatctgtaatttgttgtatttttctattcaacatttctctctttttccttctgcatattttctttgcatcttttctgagttcttcatatgcctttctattccatcgggaatccctttgtagacatttctgtctagctatatttttgctatttattacttgttggcaatcttggtcaaaccattcctcgtttctttggtttgaggtttcacctaatgtttcctttgccatatttgtaattgtcgttttgatgatattccattcttcttcaatgttgtttttttctcctctttcatttaatattacttttattttctgctggtactcattcttctttttaggatttttaaacatatatgtattccattttctttgtttggcgcctttctcttttcttaccattgatattctttgttttatcttcgatataatcaagaaatggtccgaatcgcaatttgcgcctctatatgttctaacatctgttacggaggttgcccaccgcttagatattaatatgtgatcaatttgattaaatttattagtaccaggtatcatccaggttcctttatgaatatttttatgaggaaaacacgtactaacaactcttagtttgtttgccattgccaactgtgccactcttataccgttgttgctggtaatatcatgtaaactatgcttaccaaaggtatctgcatatattttctcttttcccagctttgcgttcatatcacccagaactataactgcatctctcttctgtgcgtcttcacattctacttgtagttggtcatagaattggtcggttactagttcatttgctgcttctgttggggcatggatattaataattgtaacattatgaaattttccccttagacgtattttgcatattctttCATTAACTGGAGTAAAACCCAATACTGACCTGCGGCATTTATGGTTTACGATAAAACCCACTCCAAAGTCTCCTTGTCTTTCTGCTCCACAGCTTCttataataccacttttaaaaacgaaGAGGTGCGTcagttgatcgacgacggtttcgcaAGCGTAACAAAACCAAATTGGCGATATTATTTCACTCATGACGTTGAGAAAACAGAAACTGAGACCACTTGATTACACACACAAACACAGGAGAGAATAGCGAAAAcgaatccgacatctcggatgtagagggCGATATTAGTATAATTGAATATCTGCGAATAACCTCTATTATtctataaccaataaaatgcatttatcagTCTCATCAGAGAACGAGGTTTTCGGGGATTAGCTTGGGTGCACAGAAATCGAGTATTTGTATTTTTCCGTTGGAAAACTTTTCGATAGCTTATGATAAGTTGGAATAGGAATGTGTAAACCGTGTCGCTCTAAAGTCAAACCGTTTGAATGTAATAACTATCCAAAATCGAAAAATTTTCACTTTTCAATGGCcaataactaaaaaataattgaacttagatataagaaatgataGGTATACGAAATCTATTACCTAGCGAAATTTCAACAACTATAGTATTTACATAATCGATCGATGCAGTTCCCAGAGGTCCCATCCTGTATGGTTATCAAAgaaagtaatttaaaatatatttgttagtttaataaagtatataaaattctcgctaaaaactcTTACCTacgtctttttattaaaattcatgCCTTTTAGTTGACTTGAAGACAATTATTTGTAAATAcctatatgtattttttttattactagaaaaaatgaagaaggaagaaggaaccagagattgtgtttacgatcaaacgcataaaattgcaatatctgggacacgttatgagaaatcagcaccgttactccctgctgcagtctatattgcaaggtaaagtcaaaggtaagcgaggacccggtagaaggagaatatcatggctgcggaatttaagaacatggtttaagaaaacctcaacggagctgtttcgagccgcagcgagcaaggtcatgattgccaatatgatttccaacatccgaaacggataggaaccagaagaagaagaagaagatatgtattttaaaatcaaaaaaaggTAGTTTCACTCCTAGAGTCCCGCCGTAAAGATTgttgaaaaaattttcaaatcagaTCTTTTTAAAAAGTATCTTTTCTCTTTGtaaaccattttccatccactcctgaatgtaggtctctcccaattgcttccatctttctctatcttgcgtcaatctaatccactgtttgcctgtcactgttcttatgtcatctacccatcttttttgaggtcttcccatgcttcttgttgtcgtccttggtctccattctagaattctccgtgtccacctgttgtcattatatcgggctacgtgacctgcccagcgccactTCATTTTTGTAacttcttccacaatatccctaatcttcgttctacgtcttatctcggtgtttctaatcttgtctctcagtgatattccaagcatgattcgttccattgatCGAatcgttgtttctaattttttagcagattttttggtaacggctactgtctccaagccgtaggtacaaactggtagtatgcatgtgttatacctgtttttctttaagtttacaggaatggaggagTTTTTCAAGATATATACTAGTTTGCCGAAAGCGTCCCATGCCAGTTatgttcttttaatttcagcatctttatttggttttcctagtttaatgacatgacctagatatacataatgttcaacattttctatggtatgattttgtattgttatatttgtctggtctcggctcagtatttttgttttactgtagttcatttttaagtctaccgctcctgaaactgcatttaattgttgtaacatatcatttagttcttggatattatcggctattaaaactatgtcatctacgaatctcaagtggtttaagcatgatccgtcgacgttgatacccttgttgttccattctagtttcttaaaaatgtcttctagagcaagggtaaatagtttggaaaagatggtgtctccttgtcttactcctcgttgtagtcttatgggattagtttttgtgttTTCGTCCAGCTtcatctgcatggtggcattttcatatatgtttttagtACATTCTCTAGAGATTCAAGTATTGCCCATAATTCGATgaaatcgaatgctttatggaaatcgacggacgccatatgaattggaacatttcTATCAGTGTTCCTAGGGTGTgtaagtggtctatggtactaaaatgttttctgaatccagcctgctcgataggttgataaaaatcgagcttatgtgttatgattttagttagtaatttatacagatgtgatagtaaggatattggtcggtaattctcgatgtttgtctcctttcttgaatagtaaaatgacttcagAGTTGTAccattactttattaaataaaatatttaatacctgttccatTTTCCTGCCACtaattttcaacatttcaactgtaattttatcctctcccggacatttattcgtttttagttgatttagggccattcttatttcctAGCCGGTTATGTCCGATATTTCTTCTGaaccggtgttaattattgttcgttcagtacgttgtggttgtgtatttaccgagtataatttagtgtagaatttttcaatggcctcgcttatttcctttctgtctcggatggtgacgtttttctcattttttatttctatgatttttgttatgccgcttgagttttttgctttcagtacttTCATTGAAAAGTATgctagctttaatttacacaaaaaaattaaagaaatgacaggttctagaaaaaACGCAAAAGCTTataatatccttaaaaatgataagggatatattattactgatatgaagaaaagattgtgtcactggaccaattacatccaaaaggtattttaatgatgaaagagaagaacaccaatattacgggaagaagtcatctatgccatcaaaaacacaaaagatgGCAAAGCTACTGGACCAAATGATATgcccatcgaattattaaaacttattgatgaagatgttatagatgtaatggttgaactcttgactgccacaatccccagacaatggctgcaatcgaccatTGTGGTAGTATTCAAAAAGTCAAGTGTAACAGCCTGCTCAGATCACAGATTAATGATCACAGCTTTAATGAGTCTCCCCGTGTGAAGGCGGGCCGCTCAAGTAAAATACCTTCACGGCTTCTCCTGCTTGTTGTAAAAGGCGACTAAATGGAACACCTGTCCACTACTCAAATTCCTAACCGGTCCCTGTGTCATAACAAAAACTCCCAACTATCATACGACACTCACCCCTACCCATCATACACGTCCTGATATACAAACCTATACCAGAGGAGAAAACCTCCACTAATACAAAAACCAGTGGAAAAAACCACTGAAAACAAATGGATATGCATAGAATAGGCGGCTATGCATCATTCTAATATATCGCCACCCTAACCTCAAGGTGTAAACTATCGTGCCGAAGGGGTGCATggcccaagggaaaaaatgcgtACATGCAACCAAGTCGAGGAATGGATGAAAATGCATGAGCTAGAACTGGCTGCGAGGCTATAATTTTCAAGGGACGGGATAACATTTGAATGTGCAGTAAAGAGAGTGGTTCCAAAGAAATGCGTGAGGTATTTAGGGGTGACTCTGAGTTAAAACGGAAAGTGGAGGAGCACGTAAAAGCGGTGAGATCCGCCGCATTGGGAAGGATCATGCCCAACGTCGGAGGGCCCAAAACTGAGAGAAGTGCCCTTCATTCTATACtgcaatcgatcgtcctctacgctgcGCCTGTCTGGAGTTCTGCAGTTTTGACAAAGGCGTACAGAAAGAAGCTCACCCGAGCAGATAGGAAGAGTCTATTGAGGGTGGCGTGTGCATACAGAACAGTTTCTGCCGAGGCGTTAGGAGTTATCACCGAGTGTATTCCGATGCAAGTGGTAGTGAAGGAAAGAGGAAGAATATTcgagaaaagaaatgaagacattGCTGGCACCGGCgtttggattatttcctgacgcagatgctcacaggacatggttgcttcagggcatacctttacagatttggaaagACAGAAAATGACAAATGCTTTTATTGTGAAATATCGGACACTGTCTCAAATACTCTATTGGTATGCGATAGATGGATAGGTGAGAGGAGCCTGCTTGAGAGAGCTAGGAAGTAGGTTGCAATCACTCACGGAACTAGTGGAGGAAATGCTTAGGTGGTCAGATCGGTGGACAGCGGTTCAGAGATATGTGAGGAGAACATTGGAAAGAATGGAACAAGAAGTAAGGAATGCGTGAATGCCGTGCCGATGTTGCGTCCCAATCAGGGCGATCCGGCCGGTAATTCACCGCTGAGGAGAATGTTTTTTTTAGAAGGTAGGTCTCTGGCATTGACGGCGATGGTGTCCGAACAACCCTAGCATACGGCCTCTGGTATCATCGTGGCCACGCTGGAGGAGTCCTTCATAACCGAGGCTGGAAGGAGGTTCTGTCCACCTTCTAGGACCGAGGTATGTTCCGAACATTTGGACcactccccccccccccccataaaataagaaaaaaaaagcttTAATGGGTCACAcactgaaaatatttttgaaaataatacacagcGGAATTGTTAAAACGCTTGAATATGCCATTAGTGACatacaatttggctttagaaatggtatgggcac from the Diabrotica undecimpunctata isolate CICGRU chromosome 1, icDiaUnde3, whole genome shotgun sequence genome contains:
- the LOC140443614 gene encoding uncharacterized protein isoform X1, translated to MEFKVELKEAFVECSERYVGSLLYTSTNIALKNEPEDKSALEIKAEIKKEFDEDGQGYVESLLTKSLDHGDLELYISTNNIEAWEDDKSAIEIKTEIKKEFTQDYQRYIENQLTASHDIGYLNNEPDEDNSAFSQKKLLEMEIRRTLSGVNSGKATVNNSICSKHCSQKNNSNKHIEVQTEKRLYKCEICFKQFSQLGYMKQHMRVHTGEKPYQCEICLKQFGDAGTLKNHFRVHTGEKPYQCEICFKQFSVVGSLKIHLRVHTGEKPYQCEICFKQFSVTGTLKRHLTVHTGEKLHKCEICFKQFSQLGGLKNHLNLHSGEKAYQCEICFKLFSETGSLKKHLRVHTGEKPYQCEICFKQFSETGSLKTHLRVHTGEKPFQCEICFKQFSEAGSLKKHLRMHTREKPYKCEICFKQFSLTSNLKTHLRVHTGERCYKCEICFKQFSQLGNKKKHMRVHTGEKPYQCEICFKQFSLKCSLKKHLRAHTGEKSYKCEICFKKFSETRSLKNHLKVHTENKN